The Microcystis aeruginosa NIES-843 sequence TGGAGATGTACCTTTATTCCTGAAAGTAGGGGACGGAAATGAAGCGGACAAAGCGGTTTTTGGTCAAATCGCCCGAGAATTTAAAAAACAAGTTGACTTTGACAGTTTAATAGTCGGCGATAGCGCCCTCTATAGCAAAGAGAATTTAAAACTAATGAAAGAAATGCGTTGGTTGTCTCGAGTACCATTAAGCATTAAAGAGGCTCAAGAGTTAGTCGATAGCATCTCAGAAAAAGAGTTAACCGATTCAGAAATACCGGGTTATTCCTGGCGGGAAACAAGCTCTAACTATGGGGGGATAGAACAAAGATGGTTGCTAGTTGAAAGTCAAGCTAGACAAGAATCAGACTTGAAAAAATTAGAGAAAAAAATCGAGCAGGAAAAGAATTCTGCCCAAGAAAAAATCCGGCAACTATCCCGAAGAGAATTTGAGAATAGAGCGGTGGCGTTGGCGATAGCCAAAGGATTATCTGACTCCTTAAAATCTCATCAGTTAACGGAGATTAAAGTCAATCTCATTCCGCCTGAGTCCCAGGGGTCAAAACTCAAATCAAAAGACGATTTACCCTCTCAAAGCTATCAAGTTCAAGCCAAATTAGAGTTGAATTTGACCGCCATTGAGAGGCTAAAGAAACGAGCAGGACGATTCGTTTTAGCAACTAACGATTTGGAGAAACAACGATTAAGCAGTGAGGATATACTCAAAAAATATAAAGGGCAACAAGCTCCGGAAAGAGGATTTTCTTTTCTCAAAGACCCCTGCTTTTTTGCCCACAGTGTCTTTCTCAAATCTCCCCATAGAATCGAGGTCATGGCCATGCTCATGGGCTTGTGCCTGCTGGTTTATACTATTGGTCAAAGACAACTTCGTTTAAGTTTAAAACAGCAGGAGACGGGACTGAAAAATCCGTTGGGTAAGTTAACTGACCGACCGACGTTACGCTGGATATTTCAGTGCTTTCAAGGGATTCATCTCGTCCGTATTCAAGACAATCAAAAGATTAGCAACTTAACGGATGAGAGGCGCAACATTTTGAGATTTTTTCCCAAACCTTGCCAGGAATATTATCTCTTATCTTGACCAGATGGATTGACTTCAAGGGGTGACAAAACAAAGCGAGCAACTGGAACATCTCCCCCTAGATGTTAAGTCTGATTGCCTAGTCATTCTCAACAAGCACTGTTTATTGAGAATGACCGGGGGAACTCTGAAATTTTCGGCTTAGTTGCCGGCAGCTTGCCGCCAACTCACTCCTCTAGATAAGTATTTTGACTCACGCCCCTTCCTCTTTTGAGACGTTGTGACACTTAGGGTGCGGAATGTGGGTTTGAACAATTCTGGCGGGAAGCTGCCGCGCAGTTGGGAAACGCCCAATCCCTCACCGAACGGGGGTCGGGGAAATGGCAGGAGTACCAGTTGGAGAAATACCAACCCCTGACGTAGCTCTGCCCTTTTTAGAATACAAGTAAACGGTGAAAACCTTCTTGCTCAAAATGGCGATCGGTGGTTAATGCTTCATTAATATTGAACTGACGCATCAATAAAAAGCTAACTGCATCACACAAGGAATAAGTCTTATCTTGCCGTGCCATCAATAGTTTGACCGCAGCACGATG is a genomic window containing:
- a CDS encoding IS1634 family transposase, giving the protein MNQSTEIEVKNLDHLGLVAGIIDEIGIVEIINEQVSIERGEIVTAGQVVKAIILNGLGFVSRALYLFPQFFEDKATEHLLGEGIEPKHLNDDKIGRVMDKLYQLDVSGIFLLISLAAVKKFGVATENSHLDSTSLSVEGEYKKEYPTVEILKSGAVGEEIETRQQPIKITYGYSRDRRPDLKQFMIDLIVSGDGDVPLFLKVGDGNEADKAVFGQIAREFKKQVDFDSLIVGDSALYSKENLKLMKEMRWLSRVPLSIKEAQELVDSISEKELTDSEIPGYSWRETSSNYGGIEQRWLLVESQARQESDLKKLEKKIEQEKNSAQEKIRQLSRREFENRAVALAIAKGLSDSLKSHQLTEIKVNLIPPESQGSKLKSKDDLPSQSYQVQAKLELNLTAIERLKKRAGRFVLATNDLEKQRLSSEDILKKYKGQQAPERGFSFLKDPCFFAHSVFLKSPHRIEVMAMLMGLCLLVYTIGQRQLRLSLKQQETGLKNPLGKLTDRPTLRWIFQCFQGIHLVRIQDNQKISNLTDERRNILRFFPKPCQEYYLLS